The genomic stretch ATGAGCTCAGCCTCGGGCAATGAGGTTTTCACGTATTCAATGTTGCTATAGCCATTACGCTTAAGTGTTTCTACGGCACTTTGGTGCACACCCTCTAACAACAAAATGCGAATTTTATCCTTTGCTAACGAAACCTTGCTCATCTGTACTCTCACTAGTTAATTTTTGGCCCCTCTGGGGTACCTGTTATGACAATATCGGCGCCACGCTCGGCAAATAGGCCATTGGTGACAACTCCAACGATTTGGTTAATCTGTTTTTCCAGCGACTTGGCAGCGTCAATACGTAAGCCATGGACATCTAAAATGACGTTACCATTGTCGGTTACCACCCCTTGGCGATAAACCGGATCGCCACCGAGCTTCAGTAACTCGCGCGCGACGTAGCTGCGTGCCATTGGGATCACTTCCACTGGCAGTGGAAATGCTCCTAAATGGTTAACGTGCTTGCTATCGTCGACGATACAAACGAATTTCTTTGCTACAGCGGCAACAATTTTCTCGCGAGTCAGGGCGGCGCCACCGCCTTTAATCATTTCGTTGTTGGCGTTAATTTCATCAGCACCATCAACATAAACGGCCAGCTCAGACACGTCATTTAATTCAAATACCTCAACACCTAATTGTTTTAGTTTTTCGGTTGAGGCTTCAGAGCTTGATACCGCGCCTTTAATTTTGTCTTTAATGCTGCCTAAGGCATCAATAAAGTGATTTACCGTAGAGCCAGTGCCCACACCGACAATGGTATTTTCTTCGACATAATTAAGCGCCGCCCAGGCCGCGGCTTTTTTCATTTCATCTTGAGTCATAACGCCACACATTGGTTGTCTAAAAGTGATGGTCAGTATAACGCAATCCGAATGGCAGCGGCAGAGAAAAACGCGCTATTTGTCACCGCGCTGAGCTTGCAGTCTTTACTGGCTACCAGCGATACAGCTGGCTAGGCGTCAGTATCTGCGGTAGAGGCACATCCCACGCCGCAGCGGGCAGATGTGCGACCTTCTGACAATCATGGGCTAAGCCAATTAACTGCGGCTTGCTGCGCTGTTGCTGGTAGTGTTGTGCCAGCGTTCTATCGTAGTAGCCGCCACCCATTCCAAGGCGGTTGCCTTGCTGATCAAATGCCACTAACGGCATTAGCAAAAAATCTAAGCTGTTAAGTGGTGCTACGCCTGTGCAATCCAACTTAGGTTCCAAGATAGCATAGCGATTTAGCTTCATGGGTGAGTTTTTTTCATACTTTTGAAAGAGCAAATTTTGCCGATTAAAGGGGTGTATTATGGGCAGGAAAAGCTGGTGGTTTTTGTCCCAAAGCTCTTGAATTAAAAGGGATGTGTCTAGCTCGCCATCGTTTTGCAGATAGAGCCCAACACGGGCATGTTTTGGGAGTTTGATGTGTTGAAAAAAATTAATACTTAATTGCGCGGCAGCCTGTTGTTGTTGTTCGGGAGTCAGTGAATTTCTTGACTCCCTGATGGCTTTTCGGATTTGACTGCGTTGATTATGAATTTTATTAATATGGGTATTACTTTTACTCATTACATGCCGAGCCACTCAGGGAAAAACAAGCCGACGCCTAAAATAATAAATAAGATCACCAGCACTGCCAGTAAGTAATACAGCCAGGCTTTGGATTTTGTTGGCGGAGTCGGTTCAAAGTCAAACTCATCAAATAGCTCTTTCGATTCCCACTCGTCCTCTGGCTCTTCGGTCACTTCATCATGACCTTGATAGCCGATGCGAGACTCTATGTCTTCAAGACGCTCTTCAATTCTGATCAGGCTGCTGGTGATGTAGTCAAGCGCCTCAAAAACGCGCTCTTGTTCAGCACTTTGCGGCTGTGCAGTGGCTGATTGAGCTTGCAGCTTAGCACCAATACCAACACTGGCAAGTAACTTAACCTGCTTTAATGCTTTGCTTTTATCAGCGGGGGCAAATAACGGTTTGCCCTTGTAGAATTGCTCGATTTTGCTGACCGAGGTTTTTAGCTTTTCTGCCAGTGTGGTGGCGGCGGCTTGTGGATCACGGCCTTGTGCCATACCGGCAAAAACCACTTTAAATTGCTCACTCATAGCAACTACCTAGCTCAATTATGATTATTAATGAGTATATCTAGATTATACCTAACTGTAGAGTGATTAAAGGGATTTCTTGTTTTGGCTGGGCTGAAGTAGCGGGGAAGCGGTTACTCGCCTCCCCAAATATCACTTAATAAAGGGCTGACTGACCTTTATCTGGAATGGTATTTAAGATGAATTCCCGCAGGTCATCGTTTGATTTGCGTAGATCTTCATGACGTAAATACATCATATGACCAGAGCGATAGCCTTTAAAGCTAAGGCGGTCACGCATTTTGCCACTGGGGTCGAGTTGCCACATATTGTATTTAGCATCAAAGTAGTTAGTGGCGCCATCATAATAGCCAGATTGGATCATCACATTTAGGTAAGGGTTTTGTGCCATAGCCAAACGTAGCTGCTCGCCTACGTTGTTATTACTACGATCCCAAGGATGAACTGGGCCAAACATATTGTACTTAACGTCTGTTTTATAGTTTAACTCGGCGTTAAAGTAGTGATTGATAGCTGGTGTGAATGAATGTAGCCATGAAGTGAGCTCTGGCCAGTAATCAGGACGGTTACCAGCATCGCGTTTATCAATTCCCAAATAGCGCGAATCCAAGCGTCCTAGGGTATAACCACGATCACGCAGTAATTCTTTCCAAAATGCAGAAGTTGGAATGTCGAGATTATTTTGCGCGACAAATTGCTCGCTCAAGCCGCTGTATTTAGCCACCGCCTTAGTAACTGCTTGCTTTTCTTGCTCGCTGATAAAGGCGCCTTTAGCTAACGCAGGTAAATAGCTGTCGATAGTGTAACTTTCGACTTCCTCAAGCACCTCTAATAGGTCTTTGCTTTGTAACTCGTTGGGCAGGGCTTTATGGTACCAGGCCGCAGCGGCATAGTAAGGTAAGCGGTTGGCAGCTTTTACCGGACCCTCTCGTTTAATGCCAATGTCCGTAGGTGATACAAGAACCACACCATTTAAATACAGCCATTGATTGTTTTGCATGGCATGAGCTAAGCCAGATACTCGGGTCGTACCATAGCTTTCGCCAATCAGGTATTTTGGCGATAGCATGCGTTGGTTACGGTGAATAAAGGTATTCAGCCATTCAGCCAAATACTTGATATCTGCATTGACGCCAAAAAACATGTCTTTTTGTTGTGCTTTACTGGGATACTCGCCATCTTCGTTTTTCAGCACCCGTGAATAACCCGTATTGACTGGGTTGACGAAAACGATGTCAGCCACGTCTAGCACAGAGTATGGGTTATCTTTTAGCCCATAAGGTTGTAATGGGTAGCCTTCGTCATCAATTTTTAATACCCGTGGTCCAGTATAAGCAATGTGCATCCATACTGAAGCTGAGCCTGGGCCACCATTGAAAGAGATCAGCAGTGGGCGTTTGCTCATGTCTTTGACTTTGCTGCGCTTGTAGTAGGTGTAGTGCAGGGTCGCCACGGCATCGCCGTCATCATTCCACACTGGTTGAGTACCGGTAGTGGCGGTGTAATTGATCCGTTCGCCGTTAATTTCAGTACGATGTTCAGTTGTTACTTTGTGATCTATCTCAATCGCTCGCTGATGTTCGTTTGCTAAACTAGGTACAGATAGCAAAGAGCAGCTGACGAGTAATAATGGCAGAAGTTTTTTCATTATTCCCTCGGTGTTTGTTTTGTTATTTACGCATTAAAGAGGGATTTTGCCTGAATTTCAAAGTCATTGAGATAAAACCAACAAAACAGACGGTAGGAATGGCGTTAATAAGGTGACATGTTTCCTTAAATTGCAACGCAATTGGTTTTTTTTAGCGCAGATTTCGCGTATATTTAATACTTATGTTCGTAGTAATAAAGTATTTAGCCTCGTTAAATTCTTGTTTCACTGCTTTATCGTAGTATAGGTAATCGATCCCATTTATTAGCACCTGTTGGTAAGCACACATAACAAACTGTGTTCACACATCAATTAAAGCCATACGTTAACCCTTGGCTTTGCTTATGGTGTATTTGCTCCCGCCAAACCTGCTGATTAGATGACATGATCGATAAAAGAGATTTCACTCCATGCAAAGAGTTTTAATTGTTGAAGACAGCAAAGTGGTGCAACAGGTGTTGCGGCACCTCACCGCACTGCACCTAGATGTCGAAATTGATTTTGCTTGGTCCCTCAAGGAAAGTAAGGCCTTTTTAGCCCAGCACCAATATACTTTAGCGCTGGTGGATTTAACCCTGCCCGATGCCATGGATGCCGAAGTGGTGCAGCTCACCCTCAGTCATGATATTCCCACGGTAGTATTGACCTCAAAAATCGACGAGTACAGCCGCCAGCAAATGCTGGAGATGGGGGTGGTCGACTATGTCATTAAAGATAACCGCGATTCTTATTTGTACGCCGTCAAACTGGCCTCACGCTTATTGCGTAACCAGGGATGCAAAGCTTTGATTGCAGATGATTCGGTCATCAGTCGTGCGGTGATGCGACAAATGCTAGAAAAGCAGCTATTTACGGTATTGGAGGCAGAGGATGGTGAGCAAGCGTTAGAGATGCTCAGCGCAGATCACGATATCAAACTGTTACTGACCGATTTTGCTATGCCCACCATGGATGGCTTTGAGCTGGTGAAGTCGATCCGTAATAGTCGTGGTCGTGACGAACTCGCTATTATCGGTTTATCTGGTGCAGGAAGCCACGGTTTATCCGCTAAATTTATCAAATATGGGGCCAATGACTTTTTAGCTAAGCCCTTTATGAATGAAGAGTTCCATTGCCGAATCATGCAAACCATGGAACAGCTGAATCTGATTGCAGAAATAAAAGAGTATGCGCACCGTGATTACCTAACTGGGCTCTATAACCGCCGCTATTTTTGTCAACAGGCAGAGCGGCTAATAAAAGCCAAGCCAAGCCAGTATATTCTCGCACTGCTTGATCTTGACCACTTTAAAGCAATCAACGACCGCTTTGGTCACGAAAGTGGCGATGAAGTGTTAAAGCAAGTTGCCGATTTATTGCGCAGTGCGTTTGGGCACTACGTGGTTGCCCGTATTGGCGGCGAAGAGTTTGCTTTGCTCATTCCTAGTTCCGATATGGCAGTGGCGACACAGATGCTAGAGGATTTTCGCAAGCGACTGGCTGAGCAACCCTTTAAGCTGGTCGAGGACAATCACCATTGCACCATCAGTATTGGTCTGGCTGCTTGCCAAACTAAGAGCTTGAGTGAAGTGATGCGTAAAGCCGACAAAGCCCTATATCAAGCCAAAGAGCGACAAAGAAACTGTGTGATGGTGCATTAATCATTTGCCGTTATTGCGACGCACCAAAGCAGTTCAGCGCTCGGAACAATGCACCTATATGGTGCATTTTTTATGCGTTTTATTCTTTCGATATTTATAACCCTCTGTAAATAAACAAGTAAAAAGGTTGGCACAAAGGTTGGATTACTGCTCTTAACAGGATCAACTGTCCTAAGGGGACTCAGCATGAAAATGATAAGTGCAATAATAAAACCATTTAAGCTTGATGAGGTACGTGAGGCGCTCGCCGATCTCGGGATCGAAGGGATGACGGTGGTAGATGTTAAAGGGTTTGGTCGTCAACGCGGCCATACCGAGCTCTATCGCGGCGCCGAATACCAAGTTGACTTTATTCCAAAAATAAAAATCGAGATAGCCACCTTAAGTGAAAACGCCGAGCGCGTGGTAGAAACACTGACCAAGGCAGCGTATACCGGCAAAATTGGGGACGGCAAAATCTTTGTATACGACCTAGATCAAATCGTTCGGATCCGCACTGGCGAATTCGACGAAGCGGCAATTTAAGGGGTGACCGAACGATGGAAAACACAATAATAGAACTACAATTTTCGTTAAACACGTTTTACTTTCTTATTTCTGGGGTGCTAGTGATGTGGATGGCAGCGGGTTTTGCCATGTTAGAAGCAGGCTTAGTGCGCTCTAAGAACACCACTGAAATCCTTACTAAAAACGTCGCTCTGTACGCCATTGCTTGTACTATGTATTTGCTGATTGGCTACAACATTATGTATGTAGATAACGCTGAAGGAGGTGTCTTACCAAGCCTTGGCGCGTTAATTGGTAGCCCGTCAGCCGATGCCGATCATGCATTGCAATCGGACTTTTTCTTCCAAGTGGTGTTTGTGGCCACTGCGATGTCGATTGTCTCAGGGGCCGTGGCGGAGCGCATGAAGCTATGGGCCTTTTTGGTTTTTTGTGTGGTATTAACCGGCTTTATTTACCCGCTTGAGGGCTATTGGACGTGGGGCGGTGGCTTCCTTGCTGAACTGGGCTTTGTTGACTTTGCTGGCTCTGCAATTGTGCACGGTGCGGGTGCTGCTGCGGCGCTTGCCGGGGTGCTGCTGCTAGGCGCTCGCAAAGGAAAGTATGGCAAAAATGGTGAAATCTACCCAATCCCAGGTTCTAACATGCCACTTGCCACATTAGGTACATTTATCTTGTGGATGGGCTGGTTTGGTTTTAATGGCGGCTCGCAACTGTTTTTAGCAGATAAAGAAAACGCCATAGCGGTAAGTCAAATTATGTTGAATACCAATGCTGCTGCAGCAGCAGGCGCTATCGCTGCATTACTGGTATGCAAATTAATGTGGGGCAAAGCGGATTTAACCATGGTATTAAACGGTGCTTTGGCCGGGCTGGTCACTATTACGGCTGAGCCGGCTTCACCAACACCAATGCTGGCCTGTATTTTAGGTGCTTTAGGTGGTGCATTAGTGGTATTTAGCATTGTCGCTCTGGATAAAGCAAAAGTAGATGACCCGGTAGGGGCTATTTCGGTGCACGGTGTGTGTGGTGCTCTTGGGGTGATGATGGTGCCATTTTCTAATGCCGATGCCACCTTCCAAGGTCAAGCCGTTGGCTTAGTAACGATTTTAGGCTTTGTTTTCGTCGCTTCCTACGTTGTTTGGAGTGTATTGAAAGCCACTATGGGGATCCGTGTGGGTGAGGAAGAAGAGCTCAGTGGTATGGATCAACATGATTGTGGCGTCGATGCCTATCCCGAGTTCGTGACAGTTCGCGGACAGTAGTAACTGCATTACAGCAATTGGCTCTCGGTCAATATTGTAAAATTCTCGTTGTCTAAACCAAGTGGGCGCTCAGGTGCCCACTTTTTTGTGCTTTCAGCAGTTGTTAATTTACGATACCCTACCATCTGGCAATGTTTGACGTAGTTTTACTTGGACCATGACGGATAAAAATAATCGCAACAGCAAAAAAAAGCCAAGCAACAAAGCTAAAACCCCACGAAAAAAGACCACCAAAGCAACCACTCCGTCGCGGTTACAACGAGCTAAAAGCCGAGTTTTAAGTGCCATCTGGTCGTTTTGTTGGAAGGGCAGCATTGCCGCACTGTTTTTAGTCGCCATTTATGTCATTTACCTCGACGCTAAAATCAGCCGTCAATTTGAAGGCAATAAATGGGAGCTGCCAGTTCAGGTCTATGCCCGGGCAATGGCATTTTCGCCGGATCAGTTTCTTAATGAAGATGAAGTGCTGTGGGAGCTGGAGCGTTTAAACTACTCCTTAGTAAACCGCATTAGCCGCACCGGTCAGTATACTGTGCAAGGCCGTACCATTACCATTTATCGTCGTGCCTTTGAGTTTTACGATGGCCCTGAAACGGCACAAATATTTACCCTTAATTTTGCTGGCAAAAAGCTAGCAAGTATCGTTGCTGCCGATGGTAGGCGCATTAACCGTGCCCGATTAGAGCCCGTGCAGATCGCCCGTATTGGCAATGAAACCCGCCAAGACAGAGAATTTGTGCCGCTGGAAAAGTTTCCGACCATTTTTAAAGAAACCTTATTGGTGGTGGAAGACCGCGGCTTCTACGAACACCACGGTGTCTCACTATGGTCCATCATGCGCGCCTTATATGCCAACATCAAAGCGGGTAGGACGGTACAAGGGGGGAGTACTTTAACGCAACAACTGGCTAAAAACTTCTACCTCACCCGCGAGCGCTCATTGATACGGAAAATAAACGAAGCCTTTATCGCCTTAATTTTAGATTTTCGTTACAGCAAAGATGAGATTTTAGAAGCCTATTTAAATGAGGTCTTTGTAGGGCAAGCCTATAACCAAGGCGTCCATGGTATGGGGTTGGCGGCAGAGTTTTACTTTGGTAAACCGGTCGATGAGCTTGAGTTTGATCAAATTGCCATGTTGGTCGCCATGGTCAAAGGGCCCTCGTATTACAACCCCAGAAGATACCCAGAAAGAGTGATGGAGCGTCGTGACCTGGTATTACGTCTGATGGTGGAAAATGGCTTAATTTCAACCCCTGAATACCGTGCTGCGCTGGAAAGACCGATTGCTGTAAAACCGCTGAAAGCCAGCCGATTGCAGTCCTTTCCTGGCTACCTTGAGCTGGTGAATCGCGAACTTGACACCATTATCCACGATGATGAAGTCGTCGATTCCGGGCTGAGAATATTTACCTATCTTGATTTGCAAAAGCAAGCGGCCATGGAAGATGCCGTGAAAAAGGGCTTACCTTATCTGGAGCGCCGATTCCAAACCGAAGAGCTGGAAACGGCGATGTTATCGGTTAATGTGAAAAAGGCTGGGGTTTCAGCGCTGGTGGCAGGGCGGCAGTTAAAGTTTTCAGGCTTTAATCGCGTATTAGACACCAAACGAAATATTGGTTCTTTGGTTAAGCCTGCGATTTACTTATCGGCTTTGAGCAATCCTAATTTTCATCTAGGTATGCTGCTAAACGATAACCCTATCCAAGTCACTGATAGCTCAGGGCAAGTGTGGTCACCAAGCAATTTTGATAATCAGTATCGCGGACAAATTCCGATGTATGAGGCATTTAGCCGCAGTATTAACATTCCGGCGGTGAACTTAGGTTTAGAGCTGGGAGTAAGTCGTGTGGCAAATACCCTTAATAACCTTGGGGTTTCAGACTCTACTCCACTCTATCCATCACTACTGTTAGGGGCGCTTGAGCTCTCCAGCTTGGAAATGGCTGAAGTATATACCACCTTGGCAGACAATGGCCGTCATAGCGAGTTGACCAGCGTTATGGCCATTACCGACTCTGTGGGTAAAGTAGTCTATGAACATCAGGTAAGTAAACGGCAACAGCTAGACAGTGAAGCGGTTTATATGACCAAATACGGCATGAAAAGAGTCACTAAAAAAGGCACGGCAAAGCGCTTAAACTTACATTTCCCCTCAGTGCAACTGGCGGGGAAAACTGGCACCAGCAATGACTTACGTGACAGTTGGTTTGCTGGGTTTGACCAAAATACCGTGACTGTAGCTTGGATTGGTCGTGACGACAATAAGCCCACCGGCTTAACCGGCAGCACCGGTGCCTTAGAGCTGTATATCCGTTACCTTAAGCCGCTTAATCCTCAGGCCATCGTAGATGAGCGACCCGAGTCTATTCGTTGGGCGTTTTTCAACCCGCAAACTGGCAAACAAGCCGCGCCCAGTTGTGGCCCGGTGATCCAGCTGCCTATTCGAGCCAGCTTGTTTGAACCTAGGCCGCGTTGTAATTAATCTTTGTAGCAGTGGAGTATTCTTCACGGCAATAAAAAAGACCCATAACGGGTCTTTTTTAGCGTATAAGCGAGAAAAAAGCTTATAGTTTAGCGAAGGCGTTTTTAGCCGCTTCGATGGTCTTCGCTATTTCCTCATCACTGTGCATGGTGCTAATAAAGCCGGCTTCAAATGCTGAAGGTGCTAGATAAACGCCTTCATCTAGCATCAAGTGGAAGAACTTTTTAAAGCGCTCTAAATCACACTCTGTCGCTTGCTTGTAGCTGGTGACTTTTTCAGCATCGGTAAAGAAGAAACCAAACATGCCACCGGCGTAGTTGGTGGTTAAAGGAATGTCAGCGGCATCCGCTGCGGCTTGGAAGCCCTCACACAGCGCTTTACTCTTGGCTTCTAGCTCTGCATGAAGGCCTTCTTCAGATAATAACTCCAGTGCCGTCAGACCTGCTGCCATGGCAATGGGGTTACCCGATAGTGTACCGGCTTGATACACCGGGCCTGTAGGGGCAATGTGATCCATGATCTCGTTTTTACCACCGAAAGCGCCTACCGGCATGCCGCCGCCAATGACTTTACCTAAACAGGTAAGATCCGGAGTGATATTGTAGTATTGCTGTGCACCACCTAAGTCAACGCGGAAACCCGTCATCACCTCATCGAAGATCAGCACGCTTTGGTTGTCAGTACAGATCTGACGTAAGCCTTCTAAAAAGCCTGGAACGGGTGGAATACAGTTCATGTTGCCAGCAACCGGTTCGATGATGACACAGGCAATTTCATCTTTATATTGTTCGAAAATGGCTTTTACTTCATCCAGATCATTAAATGATACGGTTAAGGTGTGCTTAGCAAAGTCAGCTGGAATGCCCGGTGAGTTAGGAACCCCCATGGTGAGTGCCCCTGAGCCTGCTTTAACTAGCAGGGCGTCGGCATGGCCATGGTAACAGCCTTCAAATTTCAAGATTTTATCACGGCCAGTGTAGCCACGTGCCAGGCGAATGGCGCTCATGGTGGCTTCTGTGCCGGAGCTTACCATGCGGACTTTTTCAATGGATGGCACCAAGGCTTTGACTTTTTCGGCCATTAAAATTTCGGTCTCAGTGGGCGCACCATACGAAAGGCCATTTTCAACGGCCTCGAGAACGGCTTGTTTAATTTTAGGGTGGTTATGACCTAAGATCATCGGGCCCCACGAGCCAACATAGTCAATATAGGCTTTGCCGTCAGCGTCATAAGTATGTACGCCCTCGGCTTTAGTGATAAACAGTGGCGTGCCACCAACGCCATTAAAAGCGCGGACAGGTGAGTTAACACCACCAGGAATAGAGTCTTGAGCTCGTTTGAATAGGTCTTGACTGATAGTCATTGTTGGTCCTTTTTAGCTGTCACGTTTGCGGCTAAACCAAGGTACATCGACCTCGTATTTTTCCACTTGGTTTTCAACACCTAGCGTTAAGGCAAATAATGCCATACGGATCAGAACGCCATTTTGCACTTGGCGGAAAATCGCTAGGTTGTCATTGTTATTAAGATCGTTATCCAGTTCATTGGCATCACTACGGCTGTCGCGAGGTAGCGGGTGCATCAGCACTGAGCTAGGCTTGCAGTGGGCGTCATAAATCGCTTGGCTGATACGAAAGCCACCACGATAGCGGTTTGCTTCTTCTTGCGATGGAAAGCGCTCTTCTTGGATCCGAGTTTGATAGACAATGTCGGCAGCAAGATTGCCTTCCATTTTTGACACCACCTCGATTTGGTGCCCTGCGTTGGCCACCACATCAAGAATGGATTGTGGCATTTGTAGGCCGTCTGGCGCCACCATGGTAAAACGGATGTTGTTGTAGTGACTGAGTAACTTCGACAAAGAGTGCACAGTGCGGCCATACTTTAAGTCGCCGACTAAGGCAATGTGCATGCCGTCGATGCCAGAGCCATAGCGGCCAAGCTCTCTATCAATGGTAAGCAAGTCGAGCAATGCTTGAGTGGGGTGCTCGTTGGGGCCGTCACCTCCATTGATAACCGGCACATCTGAACCGGTTGCAAACTCAGCGACGGAGCCGGCATCTGGGTGGCGCATGGCAACGGCATCAGCATAGGCTGAAATCACGCGAGCGGTATCATAAAGCGACTCGCCCTTGGCCAGTGCCGAACTTTGCATGCCGGTGGTTTCACGCACTAGGCCGCCCAATAAATTAAAAGCGGTGCCAAAACTTACCCGTGTTCTGGTGCTGGGTTCAAAAAATAAATTGGCTAAAATCGCCCCCTCTAATACGCGAGTGCGCTTTTGCTTCTTGGCGTAGGGTTCCATTTTTTTAGCGATGGAGAAGATGTGTTCAATGGAATCTCTGTCGAGTTGGTTAACAGAGAGAATGTTTTCACCTTGGAAACTGAACATGTGGCGATTCCTAAAGACAAATTGATAACCGGGTTGCGCAGTCGCTCACCCAACCAGATAACACGCAGATAGTGAGCGGTTATTGGAGCGACATTATAGCACGGTTACAGCGCAGGTTTTAAGACTGCAAGAAAGACTATTGCTAAAAGAATCAGCACCGGGAATTCATTAAAAAA from Pseudoalteromonas sp. UG3-2 encodes the following:
- a CDS encoding diguanylate cyclase, with product MQRVLIVEDSKVVQQVLRHLTALHLDVEIDFAWSLKESKAFLAQHQYTLALVDLTLPDAMDAEVVQLTLSHDIPTVVLTSKIDEYSRQQMLEMGVVDYVIKDNRDSYLYAVKLASRLLRNQGCKALIADDSVISRAVMRQMLEKQLFTVLEAEDGEQALEMLSADHDIKLLLTDFAMPTMDGFELVKSIRNSRGRDELAIIGLSGAGSHGLSAKFIKYGANDFLAKPFMNEEFHCRIMQTMEQLNLIAEIKEYAHRDYLTGLYNRRYFCQQAERLIKAKPSQYILALLDLDHFKAINDRFGHESGDEVLKQVADLLRSAFGHYVVARIGGEEFALLIPSSDMAVATQMLEDFRKRLAEQPFKLVEDNHHCTISIGLAACQTKSLSEVMRKADKALYQAKERQRNCVMVH
- the hemL gene encoding glutamate-1-semialdehyde 2,1-aminomutase; protein product: MTISQDLFKRAQDSIPGGVNSPVRAFNGVGGTPLFITKAEGVHTYDADGKAYIDYVGSWGPMILGHNHPKIKQAVLEAVENGLSYGAPTETEILMAEKVKALVPSIEKVRMVSSGTEATMSAIRLARGYTGRDKILKFEGCYHGHADALLVKAGSGALTMGVPNSPGIPADFAKHTLTVSFNDLDEVKAIFEQYKDEIACVIIEPVAGNMNCIPPVPGFLEGLRQICTDNQSVLIFDEVMTGFRVDLGGAQQYYNITPDLTCLGKVIGGGMPVGAFGGKNEIMDHIAPTGPVYQAGTLSGNPIAMAAGLTALELLSEEGLHAELEAKSKALCEGFQAAADAADIPLTTNYAGGMFGFFFTDAEKVTSYKQATECDLERFKKFFHLMLDEGVYLAPSAFEAGFISTMHSDEEIAKTIEAAKNAFAKL
- a CDS encoding S10 family peptidase, producing the protein MKKLLPLLLVSCSLLSVPSLANEHQRAIEIDHKVTTEHRTEINGERINYTATTGTQPVWNDDGDAVATLHYTYYKRSKVKDMSKRPLLISFNGGPGSASVWMHIAYTGPRVLKIDDEGYPLQPYGLKDNPYSVLDVADIVFVNPVNTGYSRVLKNEDGEYPSKAQQKDMFFGVNADIKYLAEWLNTFIHRNQRMLSPKYLIGESYGTTRVSGLAHAMQNNQWLYLNGVVLVSPTDIGIKREGPVKAANRLPYYAAAAWYHKALPNELQSKDLLEVLEEVESYTIDSYLPALAKGAFISEQEKQAVTKAVAKYSGLSEQFVAQNNLDIPTSAFWKELLRDRGYTLGRLDSRYLGIDKRDAGNRPDYWPELTSWLHSFTPAINHYFNAELNYKTDVKYNMFGPVHPWDRSNNNVGEQLRLAMAQNPYLNVMIQSGYYDGATNYFDAKYNMWQLDPSGKMRDRLSFKGYRSGHMMYLRHEDLRKSNDDLREFILNTIPDKGQSALY
- a CDS encoding ammonium transporter, translated to MENTIIELQFSLNTFYFLISGVLVMWMAAGFAMLEAGLVRSKNTTEILTKNVALYAIACTMYLLIGYNIMYVDNAEGGVLPSLGALIGSPSADADHALQSDFFFQVVFVATAMSIVSGAVAERMKLWAFLVFCVVLTGFIYPLEGYWTWGGGFLAELGFVDFAGSAIVHGAGAAAALAGVLLLGARKGKYGKNGEIYPIPGSNMPLATLGTFILWMGWFGFNGGSQLFLADKENAIAVSQIMLNTNAAAAAGAIAALLVCKLMWGKADLTMVLNGALAGLVTITAEPASPTPMLACILGALGGALVVFSIVALDKAKVDDPVGAISVHGVCGALGVMMVPFSNADATFQGQAVGLVTILGFVFVASYVVWSVLKATMGIRVGEEEELSGMDQHDCGVDAYPEFVTVRGQ
- a CDS encoding 5-formyltetrahydrofolate cyclo-ligase; the protein is MSKSNTHINKIHNQRSQIRKAIRESRNSLTPEQQQQAAAQLSINFFQHIKLPKHARVGLYLQNDGELDTSLLIQELWDKNHQLFLPIIHPFNRQNLLFQKYEKNSPMKLNRYAILEPKLDCTGVAPLNSLDFLLMPLVAFDQQGNRLGMGGGYYDRTLAQHYQQQRSKPQLIGLAHDCQKVAHLPAAAWDVPLPQILTPSQLYRW
- a CDS encoding P-II family nitrogen regulator; amino-acid sequence: MKMISAIIKPFKLDEVREALADLGIEGMTVVDVKGFGRQRGHTELYRGAEYQVDFIPKIKIEIATLSENAERVVETLTKAAYTGKIGDGKIFVYDLDQIVRIRTGEFDEAAI
- the mrcB gene encoding penicillin-binding protein 1B; the protein is MTDKNNRNSKKKPSNKAKTPRKKTTKATTPSRLQRAKSRVLSAIWSFCWKGSIAALFLVAIYVIYLDAKISRQFEGNKWELPVQVYARAMAFSPDQFLNEDEVLWELERLNYSLVNRISRTGQYTVQGRTITIYRRAFEFYDGPETAQIFTLNFAGKKLASIVAADGRRINRARLEPVQIARIGNETRQDREFVPLEKFPTIFKETLLVVEDRGFYEHHGVSLWSIMRALYANIKAGRTVQGGSTLTQQLAKNFYLTRERSLIRKINEAFIALILDFRYSKDEILEAYLNEVFVGQAYNQGVHGMGLAAEFYFGKPVDELEFDQIAMLVAMVKGPSYYNPRRYPERVMERRDLVLRLMVENGLISTPEYRAALERPIAVKPLKASRLQSFPGYLELVNRELDTIIHDDEVVDSGLRIFTYLDLQKQAAMEDAVKKGLPYLERRFQTEELETAMLSVNVKKAGVSALVAGRQLKFSGFNRVLDTKRNIGSLVKPAIYLSALSNPNFHLGMLLNDNPIQVTDSSGQVWSPSNFDNQYRGQIPMYEAFSRSINIPAVNLGLELGVSRVANTLNNLGVSDSTPLYPSLLLGALELSSLEMAEVYTTLADNGRHSELTSVMAITDSVGKVVYEHQVSKRQQLDSEAVYMTKYGMKRVTKKGTAKRLNLHFPSVQLAGKTGTSNDLRDSWFAGFDQNTVTVAWIGRDDNKPTGLTGSTGALELYIRYLKPLNPQAIVDERPESIRWAFFNPQTGKQAAPSCGPVIQLPIRASLFEPRPRCN
- the rpiA gene encoding ribose-5-phosphate isomerase RpiA; translated protein: MTQDEMKKAAAWAALNYVEENTIVGVGTGSTVNHFIDALGSIKDKIKGAVSSSEASTEKLKQLGVEVFELNDVSELAVYVDGADEINANNEMIKGGGAALTREKIVAAVAKKFVCIVDDSKHVNHLGAFPLPVEVIPMARSYVARELLKLGGDPVYRQGVVTDNGNVILDVHGLRIDAAKSLEKQINQIVGVVTNGLFAERGADIVITGTPEGPKIN